From the genome of Synergistota bacterium:
ATTGAGAGAGAATGGTTATAAAGTGATAAGCGAGTTAGAGATAAATCGTATATGTGAAATTTTAGGAGATATTTATGTGTAATCCTGAATAATCCCGATTTATAGGCTTTGACAATAGCTTCATTGGTCAATACTATTTAAATGGAAAGTCAGGAAAGGTCAAAAACCTTGGGAGGTGATGGAGTTATGAGGAGAAGGTGGGTTCCCGCAAGGAGGGAAGAGGGAGGCTTTGCTTCCTTGGATAGGATTCATGAGGAACTCGACAGGTGGTTTAACGATATAATGGGGAGCTTCCTTGGAAGCTGGGGTAGGTATACTCCGAGGGGAATGGACATTTCCTCTTGGGGACCGCGTATCGATCTCTATGATCAGGGCAACGAGCTTGTTCTTAAGGCGGAAATCCCTGGTGTCGATCCCAAGGATCTGGATATAAGGGTTCTGCCTGACAGCGTCGTTCTGAGAGGTGAGATTCGCAGAGATGAGGAGATAAAGGACGAGAACTACTATAGGTGTGAGCGTGTTTATGGAAGCTTCGCGAGAACTATCCCCTTGCCGGTTGAGGTTAATCCGTCGGAAGCGAAGGCATCTTACAAGAATGGAATTTTGAAACTCGTCCTGCCAAAGGCTGAGCCGCAGGAAGAGGAAGGCGTTAGAATAGAGGTTGAGAAGGAAGATGAGGAAAAGAGGACAGACTAAAAAGCAGTGGCTCTGAAAGTGAATGAAATAGAGGGAGCACCGAATGAAAGGTGCTCCCTCTATAAATTTTAATTTAGAAAGGGGGAGTTTCTATGCGTAAGCTAAGTTTGATTTGTGCAGTGCTCAGTCTGATCATAATAGGGAGTATGCTGGCGCCATCCGTTTTTGCCTTATCTGCCCC
Proteins encoded in this window:
- a CDS encoding Hsp20/alpha crystallin family protein, whose protein sequence is MRRRWVPARREEGGFASLDRIHEELDRWFNDIMGSFLGSWGRYTPRGMDISSWGPRIDLYDQGNELVLKAEIPGVDPKDLDIRVLPDSVVLRGEIRRDEEIKDENYYRCERVYGSFARTIPLPVEVNPSEAKASYKNGILKLVLPKAEPQEEEGVRIEVEKEDEEKRTD